The Chryseobacterium sp. 52 genome includes a region encoding these proteins:
- a CDS encoding J domain-containing protein codes for MKDYYYFLGISPDASEEDIKKAYRKLSLKYHPDKNDNDDFFAGRFREIKEAYEILSDAGSRRSYDQNLETHQKSFRYNVPPAIKTFTANKIHAKKGEEIIINWQTSNADVVKVLPFGLEKPFGERVFKITEFKNGKFQLLLHVTNSLLHKTVVQGITITEVFDNDASQFKNSVEEMFKPQPVTRMNKSGQPKIMMLIWGIIILVVAVYFLVRNFG; via the coding sequence ATGAAAGATTACTACTATTTTCTAGGGATTTCTCCGGATGCTTCAGAAGAAGACATCAAAAAAGCTTATAGAAAATTATCTTTAAAATATCATCCCGATAAGAACGACAACGATGATTTCTTTGCCGGGCGTTTTCGTGAAATTAAAGAAGCTTATGAAATATTAAGTGATGCCGGAAGTAGACGCAGCTATGATCAGAATTTAGAAACCCATCAGAAAAGTTTCAGATACAATGTTCCACCTGCCATTAAAACTTTTACGGCCAATAAAATTCATGCAAAAAAAGGGGAGGAGATTATCATCAACTGGCAGACGAGTAATGCCGATGTTGTGAAAGTATTGCCTTTCGGTCTGGAAAAACCTTTTGGAGAAAGGGTCTTTAAAATCACTGAATTTAAGAACGGAAAATTTCAGCTTTTACTTCATGTAACAAATTCTCTGCTTCATAAAACGGTAGTGCAGGGAATTACCATTACTGAAGTCTTTGATAATGACGCCAGTCAATTTAAAAACAGTGTAGAGGAAATGTTTAAGCCTCAGCCTGTAACACGAATGAATAAATCCGGCCAGCCAAAAATCATGATGTTGATCTGGGGAATTATTATCCTGGTGGTGGCGGTATATTTTTTAGTGAGAAATTTCGGCTAG
- a CDS encoding EVE domain-containing protein, producing MERERKYWIIVASKDHVKAGIAEGIAQACHGKVAPLKRMKKGDCIIYYSGKQTLGNPDKCQEFTAVGKVLDDEIYQFQVSGDFCPSRRNIEFLPCKDISILPLIDDLDCIQNKKSWGYPFRFGFFEINKHDFELISSQMLQYDYA from the coding sequence ATGGAAAGAGAAAGAAAATATTGGATCATTGTCGCGTCTAAAGATCATGTAAAAGCTGGAATTGCTGAAGGGATTGCCCAAGCCTGTCACGGCAAAGTCGCACCACTGAAAAGAATGAAAAAAGGAGACTGTATCATTTATTATTCAGGAAAGCAAACTTTGGGAAATCCCGACAAATGCCAGGAATTTACAGCAGTAGGAAAGGTATTGGATGATGAAATATATCAATTTCAAGTTTCAGGGGACTTTTGCCCTTCAAGACGAAACATTGAGTTTTTACCATGTAAAGATATTTCTATTCTTCCTTTAATTGATGATTTAGATTGTATTCAGAATAAAAAAAGTTGGGGATATCCATTCCGTTTTGGTTTCTTTGAAATCAACAAACATGATTTTGAGTTAATTTCATCACAAATGCTTCAATATGACTATGCCTAA
- a CDS encoding DUF1801 domain-containing protein, protein MNVEEQIKEYITSQPEPKQTDMQTLHGIIMQIIPDGQLWFLDGKNSENKTVSNPNIGYGFQTIHYADGKTREFYQIGMSANTTGISIYILGIEDKKHLAEAYGKKIGKASVSGYCIKFKALKDIHLETLEEAIQYGIEQE, encoded by the coding sequence ATGAACGTAGAAGAACAAATTAAAGAGTATATCACGAGCCAACCTGAACCCAAACAGACGGATATGCAAACGCTGCACGGCATCATTATGCAGATCATTCCGGATGGTCAATTATGGTTCCTGGATGGTAAAAACAGTGAAAACAAGACGGTTTCTAATCCGAATATTGGTTATGGATTTCAGACTATCCATTATGCTGACGGTAAAACCAGAGAGTTCTACCAAATTGGAATGAGTGCCAATACAACCGGGATTTCCATTTACATCCTCGGTATTGAAGACAAAAAACACCTGGCAGAGGCCTATGGGAAAAAAATCGGCAAAGCAAGCGTAAGTGGATATTGTATCAAGTTCAAAGCACTGAAAGATATACATCTTGAAACACTTGAAGAGGCTATACAGTATGGAATTGAGCAGGAATAA
- a CDS encoding S41 family peptidase yields MKNLKTILISSLFTFTTTSAYAQNCDCTKNFEWVKQTFEGNDAGFEYALKQKGKQAYEAHNKTIAEKVKSIKTLSECTPVLSEWLSFFRSGHVAIRPLKQESPKQNTPEKPNNQFANWETLPVETQDFKKYLDQKKTADYEGIWYTEPYTIGIKKKGDQYVGFIIESGAETWTKGQVKLKINSSDGKMSSVYYMRDHSGVESKEITLTGKNHLQIGDFSLSRVYPKIEDDPKYTQYFKSIGASQPYVEKLNGTTIYLRIPSFQASQKQKIDSVIAANKDKILSTENLIIDIRNGTGGSDASYNNILPLIYTNPIRTVGVEYLSTKLNNQRMLDFISKPEYGFNEENKKWAKTSFDRLEKEQGKFVNLNENVVSITKYDTIHPYPKNVGIIINQRNGSTDEQFLLAAKQSKKVKLFGTTTFGVLDVSNMYYVPSPCKEFELGYSLSRSMRIPDFTIDAKGLQPDFYLDQSIPVYEWTDYVNTVLNGK; encoded by the coding sequence ATGAAAAATTTAAAAACCATATTAATTTCATCTTTATTCACATTTACAACCACATCAGCCTATGCCCAGAATTGCGACTGCACAAAAAATTTCGAATGGGTAAAACAAACTTTTGAAGGAAACGATGCCGGTTTTGAATATGCATTAAAACAAAAAGGCAAACAGGCTTACGAAGCTCATAATAAAACCATAGCCGAAAAAGTAAAATCAATTAAAACACTCAGTGAATGTACTCCTGTTTTATCTGAATGGCTTAGTTTTTTCCGTTCCGGCCATGTGGCGATCAGACCTCTTAAGCAAGAATCTCCAAAACAGAATACGCCCGAAAAACCAAATAATCAATTTGCCAACTGGGAAACCCTGCCGGTGGAAACACAGGATTTTAAGAAGTATCTGGACCAAAAGAAAACAGCCGATTATGAAGGGATATGGTATACCGAACCTTATACCATTGGAATAAAAAAGAAGGGAGACCAATATGTAGGATTCATCATAGAATCCGGGGCAGAGACCTGGACAAAAGGACAGGTAAAACTGAAAATCAATTCTTCAGACGGCAAAATGAGCTCTGTCTATTATATGCGTGATCATTCGGGAGTAGAATCTAAAGAGATCACCTTAACCGGGAAAAACCATTTACAAATCGGAGATTTCAGCCTTTCAAGAGTGTATCCAAAGATTGAAGACGATCCAAAATACACACAGTATTTTAAGTCTATAGGCGCAAGTCAACCTTATGTTGAAAAATTAAACGGAACCACTATTTATTTAAGAATCCCATCTTTTCAGGCTTCCCAGAAACAAAAAATTGACAGTGTGATTGCTGCTAATAAAGATAAAATTCTCTCGACTGAAAATCTTATCATTGACATCAGAAACGGAACCGGGGGGAGTGATGCCAGCTACAACAATATCCTTCCTCTAATTTACACCAACCCAATCAGAACCGTAGGAGTAGAATATTTATCTACAAAACTGAATAATCAGAGAATGCTGGATTTCATCAGCAAACCAGAATACGGATTTAATGAGGAAAATAAAAAATGGGCTAAAACTTCATTTGACAGACTGGAAAAAGAACAGGGAAAATTTGTTAACCTCAATGAGAATGTAGTGAGCATCACAAAATATGATACCATTCATCCTTATCCAAAAAATGTAGGAATTATCATCAATCAGCGAAACGGAAGTACAGACGAACAGTTTTTACTGGCAGCCAAGCAAAGTAAGAAGGTGAAATTATTCGGGACCACGACTTTTGGGGTTTTAGATGTGTCTAATATGTATTATGTTCCTTCGCCTTGCAAGGAATTTGAATTAGGCTATTCGCTTTCAAGAAGTATGCGTATTCCGGATTTTACGATCGATGCAAAGGGATTACAGCCTGATTTTTATTTAGACCAAAGTATTCCGGTGTATGAGTGGACAGATTATGTGAATACGGTGCTGAACGGGAAGTAA
- the gcvP gene encoding aminomethyl-transferring glycine dehydrogenase has translation MNTEQFVSRHISLNEADKQAMLERLGVSSIEELISQTIPSSIRLEKDLEISAPLSEYEMLNHSKELASKNTDYTSYIGFGYHNTLLPSAIQRNIFENPSWYTAYTPYQAEIAQGRLEALLNFQTVVCDLTGFGLANASLLDESTAAAEAMHMFFNNRTKNQKKASANKFFVSDLVLPQTVSVLKTKAEGLEIEIVEGDHKTHQFDESYYGVLLQYPGKNGIVLDYTEDIIEYKKLDLQVVVACDPMALVKLKSPASMGADCAVGTSQRFGIPLGYGGPHAAFFSCKEDYKRDIPGRIIGVSQDMYGKRALRMALQTREQHIKRERATSNICTAQVLLAVMAGMYAVYHGPKGLSYIADQIHFKANALKNGLKALGYQTVEEPIFDTVKITMSEDEKGRLMRMMLDHRLNLNYFTEGVVSIAINESTTLDKLNVLMASFAQFKDKQTFKLEIKEGYSIPEENLRKDEILTESVFNKYHTETELMRYIKRLERKDLSLTHSMISLGSCTMKLNAATQMLPLSWDNWGAVHPFVPVDQAAGYQEMIRELEKDLAEITGFAGTSLQPNSGAQGEYAGLMVIREYHISRGEGHRNVVLIPQSAHGTNPASAAMAGMKIVVVKNLESGEIDFEDLKAKTEQNSENLSCVMITYPSTYGFFDANIKEITSLIHQHGGQVYMDGANMNAQVGFTSPGNIGADVCHLNLHKTFAIPHGGGGPGVGPICVAKHLVPFLPSNANIRIGAKEAIDGISAAPYGSGLILNISYSYIKMLGTDGLKKATGHAILNANYLKEILAEHFPILYSNTEGRVAHECIVDFRQFKTLGIEVADVAKRLMDYGFHAPTVSFPVAGTLMIEPTESESKSEIDRFAEALISIKKEIDEIANGEADQANNVLKNAPHTEQLVISDSWDKPYSREKAAYPLDWVRDHKFFASVSRVDEAYGDRNLVCTCEPIEAYM, from the coding sequence ATGAATACAGAACAGTTTGTGAGCCGTCACATTTCCCTTAATGAAGCCGATAAACAGGCGATGTTGGAAAGATTGGGCGTTTCAAGTATTGAAGAACTAATTTCTCAAACCATTCCTTCGTCTATCCGTTTAGAAAAGGACCTTGAGATCTCTGCTCCGCTTTCAGAATACGAAATGCTGAACCATTCAAAAGAATTGGCATCGAAGAATACTGATTATACGAGCTATATTGGTTTCGGATACCATAACACACTTTTACCATCAGCTATTCAGAGAAATATCTTTGAAAATCCTAGCTGGTATACGGCATATACCCCTTATCAGGCTGAAATTGCTCAGGGAAGGCTGGAAGCTCTTCTTAACTTCCAGACAGTAGTATGTGACCTTACAGGCTTTGGACTGGCTAATGCTTCTCTTTTAGATGAGTCTACAGCTGCTGCCGAAGCTATGCACATGTTCTTTAACAACAGAACAAAGAATCAGAAGAAAGCAAGTGCAAATAAATTCTTCGTTTCTGATCTTGTGTTACCTCAAACCGTTTCTGTTTTAAAAACTAAAGCAGAAGGTTTAGAAATCGAAATCGTGGAAGGTGATCACAAAACTCACCAGTTTGACGAGAGCTATTATGGTGTTTTATTACAGTATCCTGGTAAAAACGGTATCGTTTTAGACTATACTGAAGATATCATAGAGTACAAGAAACTGGATTTACAGGTTGTTGTAGCTTGTGATCCTATGGCTTTGGTTAAATTAAAATCTCCTGCTTCAATGGGTGCTGACTGTGCCGTTGGAACTTCACAGAGATTTGGTATTCCATTAGGATACGGAGGTCCTCACGCTGCATTTTTCTCTTGTAAAGAAGATTACAAAAGAGATATCCCGGGAAGAATCATCGGAGTTTCTCAGGATATGTACGGAAAGCGTGCCCTGAGAATGGCATTGCAGACCAGAGAGCAGCACATCAAAAGAGAAAGAGCAACTTCCAATATCTGTACTGCACAGGTACTTCTTGCAGTAATGGCAGGAATGTATGCTGTTTATCACGGTCCAAAAGGATTAAGCTATATCGCTGATCAGATCCACTTTAAAGCCAACGCTTTGAAAAATGGTCTTAAAGCATTAGGATATCAGACCGTAGAAGAGCCTATCTTCGATACTGTTAAAATCACGATGAGTGAGGATGAGAAAGGAAGATTGATGAGAATGATGCTTGATCACAGACTTAATCTGAACTATTTCACAGAAGGAGTGGTAAGTATTGCCATCAACGAAAGTACTACATTGGACAAATTAAATGTTCTAATGGCTTCTTTCGCTCAGTTTAAAGATAAGCAGACTTTCAAATTAGAAATAAAAGAAGGGTACAGCATTCCTGAGGAGAATTTAAGAAAAGACGAAATTCTTACAGAAAGTGTATTCAACAAATACCATACTGAAACAGAATTGATGCGTTACATCAAACGTTTGGAAAGAAAAGATCTATCATTAACGCATTCAATGATTTCTCTTGGATCTTGTACGATGAAGCTGAACGCTGCCACTCAAATGTTGCCACTTTCTTGGGATAACTGGGGGGCTGTTCATCCATTTGTACCTGTGGATCAAGCTGCAGGTTATCAGGAAATGATCAGAGAACTGGAGAAAGATTTAGCTGAAATCACTGGTTTCGCAGGAACTTCTCTTCAGCCAAACTCTGGAGCTCAGGGTGAATATGCAGGATTAATGGTGATCAGAGAATATCACATTTCAAGAGGTGAAGGCCACAGAAATGTAGTATTGATCCCTCAGTCTGCACACGGAACCAATCCGGCTTCTGCAGCAATGGCAGGAATGAAAATTGTTGTCGTTAAAAATCTGGAAAGCGGAGAAATTGATTTTGAAGATTTAAAGGCTAAAACAGAGCAGAATTCTGAGAACCTGTCTTGCGTAATGATTACATATCCGTCTACTTACGGATTCTTCGATGCCAACATTAAAGAAATTACAAGCTTAATCCACCAACATGGCGGACAGGTGTATATGGATGGTGCAAACATGAACGCTCAGGTAGGATTCACAAGTCCTGGAAACATCGGAGCAGACGTATGTCACCTGAACCTGCACAAAACTTTTGCAATTCCTCACGGAGGTGGAGGTCCTGGAGTTGGTCCAATCTGTGTGGCTAAGCACCTGGTTCCATTCCTTCCTTCCAATGCCAATATCAGAATCGGAGCTAAAGAAGCTATCGACGGTATTTCTGCAGCCCCTTACGGTTCAGGTTTGATTCTTAATATTTCTTATTCTTACATTAAGATGTTAGGAACAGATGGATTGAAAAAGGCAACAGGACATGCGATCCTGAATGCGAATTATCTAAAAGAAATTTTAGCAGAACATTTCCCTATTTTATATTCAAATACTGAAGGTAGAGTAGCACACGAATGTATCGTAGATTTCCGTCAGTTCAAAACATTAGGAATTGAAGTGGCTGATGTAGCGAAGAGACTAATGGATTATGGATTCCATGCGCCAACTGTTTCTTTCCCTGTAGCCGGAACATTGATGATTGAGCCTACAGAATCTGAAAGCAAGTCTGAAATTGACCGTTTTGCAGAAGCGTTAATTTCAATCAAAAAAGAAATTGATGAGATTGCTAATGGAGAAGCAGATCAGGCGAATAACGTCCTTAAAAACGCTCCTCACACCGAGCAGCTGGTGATCTCAGATTCTTGGGATAAACCATACAGCAGAGAAAAGGCAGCTTATCCTCTAGACTGGGTAAGAGACCACAAATTCTTTGCTTCTGTTTCAAGAGTTGATGAAGCTTACGGAGACAGAAATCTGGTTTGTACTTGTGAGCCGATTGAAGCTTATATGTAA
- a CDS encoding helix-turn-helix domain-containing protein, which produces MEQKIHQGRNVKRFREMLGIKQEALAFDLGEDWNQKKISLLEQKETIEDPLLQKISEVLKIPVEAFQNFDEEQAINIIANTFQDEAVAYAEQYKCTVNPIDKIIQLHEDKIALYERMLKEKDDMMSRLETVLNKK; this is translated from the coding sequence ATGGAACAAAAAATACATCAGGGAAGAAACGTAAAGAGATTCAGAGAAATGTTAGGGATTAAGCAGGAAGCTTTAGCTTTTGACTTGGGTGAGGACTGGAACCAGAAGAAAATTTCGTTGCTCGAACAAAAAGAAACTATTGAAGATCCTTTGCTTCAAAAAATATCTGAAGTTTTAAAGATCCCTGTAGAAGCGTTCCAGAATTTTGATGAAGAACAGGCTATCAATATTATTGCCAATACTTTTCAGGATGAGGCAGTTGCTTATGCCGAACAATACAAATGTACTGTTAATCCGATAGACAAAATCATCCAATTGCACGAAGACAAAATTGCTCTTTACGAAAGAATGCTGAAAGAAAAAGATGATATGATGTCCAGACTTGAAACAGTGCTTAACAAGAAATAA
- a CDS encoding ankyrin repeat domain-containing protein, whose translation MKTKGLFVALSLLTFSSLYSQKIFTAIENQDFEKVNKLLEKGEDINQISKEYAITPLYSAVGKGNIKIIELLINKGADVNMSLKTTATPLNLAAQEGDFKIVELLLKNKANPNFQDINGWSALRFAARNNKIEVVKLLIEHKAVVDTRATDLATPLASAIGKGYLDIAEYLIKNGANINNIDKDNETPIMYCAQKGNLETVKFLLKYKPDLAIKNKDGKTALDLAKEKNNTEIVKILQ comes from the coding sequence ATGAAAACTAAAGGCCTTTTTGTTGCTTTATCATTACTTACATTCAGCTCACTTTATTCTCAGAAAATTTTCACAGCCATTGAAAATCAGGATTTCGAAAAAGTAAATAAGTTATTGGAGAAAGGAGAAGATATTAATCAAATATCAAAAGAATATGCTATTACCCCTTTATATTCAGCAGTAGGAAAAGGAAATATAAAAATTATTGAGTTACTTATCAATAAAGGCGCTGACGTGAATATGTCATTAAAAACTACAGCAACACCTTTGAATTTAGCAGCTCAGGAAGGAGATTTTAAAATTGTTGAGTTACTTCTAAAAAACAAGGCAAATCCAAATTTTCAGGACATAAACGGCTGGTCTGCTTTACGATTCGCTGCAAGAAACAACAAGATAGAAGTAGTGAAGCTTTTGATAGAACATAAAGCAGTAGTAGATACCCGCGCAACTGATCTTGCAACACCTTTGGCAAGTGCAATAGGTAAAGGTTATCTGGATATTGCAGAATATCTGATTAAAAATGGTGCAAACATTAATAATATTGATAAGGACAATGAAACTCCAATTATGTATTGCGCTCAGAAAGGAAATTTGGAAACCGTAAAATTTCTCCTAAAATATAAACCGGACCTTGCAATCAAAAATAAAGATGGTAAAACAGCTTTAGACTTAGCAAAAGAAAAGAACAATACGGAAATAGTAAAAATTTTACAATAG
- a CDS encoding RNA polymerase sigma factor: MEVVEEIAMPQEEKASIISQTVSKYGGKLMSYIRPKVKNTEDAEDILQEVWYQFSSITNLSEIVNVGGWLYRVTANKITDKYRKKKTENLEDFVYEDEDGSFSIKDILLLDESAGPEVKMFQDEIWKKLFEALDELPEKQRLVYVENELNDKTLQEIADEQGENIKTIISRKNYAVKHLRNRLRRLYEDLNS, from the coding sequence ATGGAGGTTGTCGAAGAAATAGCAATGCCACAGGAGGAGAAAGCAAGTATCATCTCACAAACCGTTTCAAAGTACGGAGGAAAACTGATGTCTTATATTCGTCCGAAAGTGAAAAACACCGAAGATGCGGAAGATATTCTGCAGGAGGTCTGGTATCAGTTCAGCAGTATTACCAATCTTTCTGAGATTGTAAACGTTGGCGGATGGTTATATAGAGTAACGGCAAATAAAATCACAGACAAGTACCGTAAGAAGAAAACTGAAAATCTTGAAGATTTTGTATATGAAGACGAAGACGGAAGCTTTTCTATAAAAGATATTCTTTTGCTGGATGAAAGTGCGGGGCCGGAAGTGAAAATGTTTCAGGATGAGATTTGGAAAAAATTATTTGAGGCATTAGACGAACTTCCCGAAAAACAAAGGCTTGTGTATGTTGAAAATGAATTAAACGACAAGACCCTTCAGGAAATTGCCGATGAACAGGGCGAAAATATTAAAACGATTATCAGTAGAAAAAACTATGCTGTGAAGCATTTGAGAAACAGACTGAGAAGATTATACGAAGATTTAAATAGTTAG
- a CDS encoding MarR family winged helix-turn-helix transcriptional regulator, giving the protein MPKDIEFHFKSPKDSPGYLLGQVTMLWQRKQKRVLDPLDLTQTQFVLLAALGWLSKKSNAVTQVDIANQSNYDRMMVSKVLRTLEEKGFLTRQEHETDTRAKIIRLTKNGELVLQKAIIEVENADLDFFATLDPELASFNSNMLQLIARNSG; this is encoded by the coding sequence ATGCCTAAAGACATTGAATTCCACTTTAAAAGTCCAAAAGACAGTCCAGGTTATCTGCTGGGACAAGTAACCATGTTATGGCAGCGTAAACAAAAAAGAGTGCTGGATCCGTTAGATTTGACACAGACTCAATTTGTATTGCTGGCGGCATTGGGCTGGCTTTCAAAAAAGAGCAACGCTGTTACACAGGTTGACATTGCCAATCAAAGTAATTACGACAGAATGATGGTCTCAAAAGTATTACGGACATTGGAAGAAAAAGGATTTCTTACACGACAGGAGCATGAAACAGACACAAGAGCAAAGATTATCCGACTGACAAAAAACGGTGAGCTTGTTTTGCAGAAAGCAATCATTGAAGTGGAAAATGCTGACTTAGATTTTTTCGCAACTTTAGATCCTGAACTTGCTTCTTTCAATAGTAATATGCTGCAGCTTATTGCCAGGAACAGCGGGTAA
- a CDS encoding VOC family protein has translation MRELTFASLQVKNLEASKDFYTQKLGFEIGDTNPQACVFKYNQGQASFAIRTPLEPIEGKELGIGVALWFAVNENVDELKETFIANGVTTAGAVMETPFGRAFHVKDLDGYKLTFLETK, from the coding sequence ATGAGAGAACTAACATTTGCATCACTACAGGTAAAAAATCTGGAAGCATCAAAAGACTTTTATACCCAAAAACTAGGATTTGAAATCGGGGATACTAATCCACAAGCCTGTGTTTTTAAATACAATCAAGGGCAAGCAAGCTTTGCTATCCGTACTCCTCTTGAACCCATTGAAGGAAAAGAACTGGGAATTGGTGTAGCGCTTTGGTTTGCAGTTAATGAAAATGTAGACGAACTGAAAGAAACATTCATTGCGAATGGAGTAACCACTGCAGGAGCAGTTATGGAAACACCTTTTGGCAGGGCATTTCACGTAAAAGATCTTGACGGTTATAAACTTACTTTTTTAGAAACCAAATAA
- a CDS encoding YggS family pyridoxal phosphate-dependent enzyme, which yields MKEDTLHNLEIINNRIQKACEKAGRNLDEVKLLLATKTVSAERIKIALENGQFLIAENKVQELKEKYEELKNTPHENHFIGHLQTNKVKDILKYDVTCVQSMDRLNLAEKLHQRLLSEGKTLDILIQVNTSEEESKFGVHPDEAVELIRKVSEFSTLKIKGLMTIGLFSAETEKVRSCFKILKNLQQEIISQNIPNVEMKELSMGMSGDLETAIEEGSTIVRVGTAIFGARMYPDSYYWNEGQ from the coding sequence ATGAAAGAAGATACCCTGCACAATCTTGAAATCATTAATAACAGAATACAAAAAGCCTGTGAAAAAGCAGGCAGAAACCTTGATGAAGTAAAGCTTTTACTGGCTACCAAAACAGTTTCTGCAGAACGCATTAAAATCGCTTTGGAAAACGGCCAGTTCTTAATCGCCGAAAACAAGGTTCAGGAACTGAAAGAAAAATATGAGGAGCTGAAAAACACACCACATGAAAATCATTTTATCGGGCATCTGCAGACAAACAAGGTCAAGGATATTTTAAAATATGATGTGACCTGTGTTCAGTCTATGGACCGTCTGAATTTGGCTGAAAAACTTCATCAAAGGCTTTTATCTGAAGGGAAAACTCTTGATATTCTGATTCAGGTAAATACTTCGGAGGAGGAAAGCAAATTCGGGGTACATCCGGACGAAGCTGTTGAGCTGATCAGGAAAGTTTCTGAGTTCAGTACATTAAAAATCAAAGGATTGATGACCATCGGACTTTTCAGCGCGGAAACAGAAAAGGTAAGATCCTGTTTTAAAATCCTGAAAAATCTACAACAGGAAATCATTAGCCAAAACATTCCTAACGTTGAAATGAAGGAACTTTCCATGGGAATGAGTGGTGATCTGGAAACTGCAATTGAGGAAGGTTCCACCATTGTCCGTGTGGGAACTGCGATTTTCGGAGCGAGAATGTATCCGGATTCTTATTATTGGAATGAAGGGCAATAA